The DNA window AATATCACTTAAATATTTTTATACTTATTTCAGTTGTTTTAAAAAAATAATTAATATCTATAATATAAATCGCTATTCATTAATTTTTATTTTTATATAATAAAAAAATTTATAACAGAAATTTTCGTTCTTTTACATCAATTTGCATGTAATTATTTTTTTAAAAAAAACATTTTCTACAAAAATTGTATTTTATAAAAAAAATATTAAAGATATCTTCGGTAGTAAAATTCTTTTATTTTTTTAATGATAAAAGTTTTTTGCTACATTATTTCGCTATTATTAATATTAGAAAATAAACAAGTACTTAAATAACGTTCAGAAGAAGATGGAAATATTATTACAATTCTTTTATTAGTAAAATTTTTATTTTTTTGTAATTTTAATGCAGCAGATAATGCTGCTCCAGATGATATTCCTGCAAGAATTCCTTCTTTTTTCATTAACTGACGTGCACATTGAATTGCTTCTTCATTTGAAATTGTTATAACTTGGTCAATTAAACTTAAATCTAAATTTTTAGGAATAAAACCTGCACCAATACCTTGAATTTTATGCGGTCCTGGTTGAATTTTTTTTCCATTTAACGTTTGAGTAATTACTGGTGAATGAATAGGTTCAACTGCAATAGCAACTAAATTTTTCATATTTTTTGTTTTTTTTAAAAATTTAGTAACGCCAGTAAATGTTCCACCAGTGCCTATACCAGAAATAAAAACGTCTATTAGACCTTTTGTATCATTCCATATTTCTGGCCCAGTAGTTTTTTCATGAATTTCTGGATTGGCAGGATTATTAAATTGTTGCAACATAATAGTCGTTTTATTTTTTTTTTCTAAAATTTCTTTTGCTTTAATGATTGAACCTTTCATTCCTTCTTTTCCATCTGTTAATTCTAAATTTGCTCCTAATGCTCTTAATAACATTTGTCGTTCTTTTGACATAGTATCTGGCATTGTCAATGTAATTTTATAACCTCTAGCTGCAGCAACATAAGCTAGAGCAATTCCAGTATTTCCGCTAGTTGGTTCAACTATATCTATCCCCGGTTTAAGCAATCCTTTTTTTTCTGCATCCCAAATCATATTAGCTCCAATACGGCATTTTACACTGAAACTAGGATTTCTTGATTCAATTTTTGCAAAAATTTTACCTTCTCCTATATGATTTAATTGAACTAATGGTGTATTTCCAATGGTTAAAGAGTTATCTTTATAAATTTGATTCATTTTTTTAACAGTATAAATAAATTTGGAAGGATAGCTTTTATTATAAAGCAAGGAAGTAAAAAAATGATATATCTATATATTAAGATATAAAAAATAAAACACTTTATTTCTTTATTTTTTTATATAATTGTTTAACATTTAAAAAAGAACTATATATTATTGATAGTAAGAAATGTATTTAAAATAAATTATCAATAGTTTATGTAAAAAAACTAGATTTTTATATATTCTCTAAGAATTTATGACAGATATTGTAAAAAAAATTAATAAATTGCGTGATATAATTAAATATCACGAATATCTTTATTACGTATTAGATCAACCTAAAATTTCTAATTTCAAATATGATGAATTAATCAGTACTTTACAAAAATTAGAAAAAGAAAATCCTGAATTAATTGCTAAAAATTCCCCAACACAATCTGTTGGAGGATTTCCTTTAGAATCTTTTAAGAAAATTAAACATAAAAGTCCAATGTTATCACTTGATAATATTTTTCATAAAGATGAATTATTAAAGTTTTATCAAAATACTTTAAAAAAAATAACTACAAATCAAAAAATTTTCTTTTGTTGTGAGTTAAAAATAGATGGTTTAGCAGTAAATATTTTTTATGAAAATGGTTTATTAAAGTTTGCTGCTACTAGAGGAGATGGAATTTTTGGTGAAGATGTAACTGAAAATATTAAAACAATAAAAAATGTACCTTTACAATTAAAAGGAGAAAATGTTCCTCAAAAATTAGAAATACGCGGTGAAGTTTTTATGACAAAAAAAACGTTTAATGATTTAAATAATTATAGGAAAAAAATAGGAAAGAAAACTTTTTCTAATTTAAGAAATGCAGCAGCAGGAGCTTTACGTCAAATTAATTCTAAAATTACTGCCGAACGTCCATTAAATTTTTTTTGTTATGGATTTGGAAAAGTAGAAGAAACTTATTTTTCTTATAGTCATTTTTATAGCTTAAAACAGTTTAGATATTGGGGAATACCTATTAGTTTTTTTACAGAACGTATCTCATCTTTGAAAAATATTTTTAAATTTTATAACAAAACAAAAAAAATACGTTCAATTTTAAATTTTGATATTGATGGCATTGTTATTAAAATTGATAATATTCAGCAACAAAAAATTTTAGGATATTCGTCAAAAACTCCTAAATGGGCAGTAGCATTAAAATTTTCAGCTGAAAAAAAAATAACGATTTTAAAAAGTATTACATTTCAAACAGGACGAACCGGTATTATAACCCCTATAGCACACGTTTTACCAATACAAATAGGAGGCGTTATTATAAAAAATGCTAATTTATATAATATTAAAGAATTAGAACGATTAAAGTTAAGAATAGGAGATAAAGTACTAATTTGTCGTTCTGGAGATGTTATTCCAAAAATAATTGATACTATTTCAGTAACAGAAAATAGAAAACATTACATTAATTTTCCTTTAAAATGTCCATACTGTTATTCAAATTTAAAACGTATACCAGAAAAAACATTAATTTATTGTACAAATGGTTTGATATGTCATCCACAAATAAAAGAACGTTTAAAACATTTTATTTCTCAACGTGCTATGAATATTTATGGCATAGGCGAGTATATTATTGATGCATTAATTCAAAAAAAATATATATGCAAGCCTTCTGATTTTTTTTCTTTAACATTTGAACAACTTATTAAAATTGAAAAAATTGGTGATAAATTAGCAAAAAAAATTTTATTATCTATAAAAAAAATAAAAAAAATAACACTATCACGTTTTATTTATTCTTTAGGAATTAAAGGAGTAGGAGAAATAATCTCCAATAATATTGGAAAAAATTTTTGTTCTTTAAACAATTTTTTAAAAGCTCAAAAAAAAGATTTTATATCAATTAATTATATAGGAAAAGAAATAGCAACTTATATTGATCAGTTTATTCAAGAAAAAAATAATATTGATGAAATTTTTAGATTAAAAAAAATCTTATATATTACATCTGAAAATGTAAATATATCAAATAAAAATAGAAAAAAAAATCAATTTTTTAATAAAACAGTAGTATTTACTGGAACTTTAGAAACAATGAATCGACAAATAGCGAAACATAAATTAATGGAAATTGGAGCTAAAGTTAATAGTAAAATTTCAAAAAAAACTGATATATTAATTATAGGTAAAAAATACGGGAAAAAGTTTGAAGAAGCAAAGAAAGCTAACCTTCTTATTCTTGATGAAGAAGAAATGTTAAAAATTTTAAAAAAATGAATATACCTTTTAGATTGATGTAAACTGATAATTTTTTTATTAAAAAAAATATAAACATGGTTAATATGTAAAAAATATTGCAATTTGATAAAGATTTAAATGTGCGAAGCTAATGAATTATGCTAAATTTTTTACAAAATTCGAGAGTTTTATAAAAAAATTTGTAATTATAAGTGTGGGTCGTGCAGGAATTGAACCTGCGACCAATTGATTAAAAGTCAACTGCTCTACCGACTGAGCTAACGACCCTTTTTTTTTAACCTAGAATAAAATAAGTTAAATAATATGCGTATATTGGTAGGTGATGACGGATTCGAACCATCGACCCTCTCCTTGTAAGGGAGATGCTCTACCAACTGAGCTAATCACCTAATAATTTTAAATAAATATAATAAAATATATCTAAAAATTTTAGATAATTATAATATACAAAAAAAACAAATAGTCAATATTTTTTATACTTTTAGTATTAAATGTTAATATACTCTTATAATAATTTTTTTTAATATTTTATTAAAGGATAAAATATATGATTGTTAGAACTCGTTTTGCTCCAAGTCCTACTGGAAATATTCATATAGGCAATATTCGAACTGCACTCTATTCTTGGTTATATGCACGTCATAACCATGGAAAATTTATTTTAAGAATAGAAGATAGCGATTCACAACGCTCTCATCAAAAATCAATTGATACTATTATAAAAAGTATGAAATGGTTGAATTTAGATTGGGATGAAGGTCCTTATTACCAAAGTGATCGATTATTTCGTTATAAACAAGTTATAGATGATATGCTAAAATTAAAAGTTGCATATAAATGTTATTGTTCTAAAACAAGACTAATGCAATTAAAAAATACACAAATTGCTCGTAAAATAAAACCTCGATATGATCGACTATGTCGTAATATCTTATATGATAACAAAAAAAATGAACCTTATGTTATTCGTTTTAAAAATCCTTTAGATGGTCTAATAACTTTTCAAGATGAAATTAGAGGATTAATTCAATTTAATAATAAAGAGCTAGATGATCTTATCATTTATCGTAGTGATGGTAAACCAACATATAATTTTTGTGTAGTAATTGATGATCTAGATATGAATATTACTCACGTTATTAGAGGAGAAGATCATATAAATAACACGCCTCGTCAAATTAATATACTTCAATCAATTGGAGCAAAAATTCCTAAATATGCTCATTTACCTATGATTTTAGAAAGTGATAAAAAAAAGATCTCTAAAAGAGGAAATGCCAAAAGTGTTTTAGAATATAAAAATGATGGATATTTATATCAAGCAATTTTAAATTATTTAGTACGTTTAGGTTGGTCTCATGGTAATAAAGAAACTTTTACTATTAATGAAATGATAGATCTTTTTAACTTAAAATCTATTAGTAAATCTCCAAGTGCTTTTAATATTGATAAATTAAATTGGTTAAATCAA is part of the Candidatus Tachikawaea gelatinosa genome and encodes:
- the cysK gene encoding cysteine synthase A; translation: MNQIYKDNSLTIGNTPLVQLNHIGEGKIFAKIESRNPSFSVKCRIGANMIWDAEKKGLLKPGIDIVEPTSGNTGIALAYVAAARGYKITLTMPDTMSKERQMLLRALGANLELTDGKEGMKGSIIKAKEILEKKNKTTIMLQQFNNPANPEIHEKTTGPEIWNDTKGLIDVFISGIGTGGTFTGVTKFLKKTKNMKNLVAIAVEPIHSPVITQTLNGKKIQPGPHKIQGIGAGFIPKNLDLSLIDQVITISNEEAIQCARQLMKKEGILAGISSGAALSAALKLQKNKNFTNKRIVIIFPSSSERYLSTCLFSNINNSEIM
- the ligA gene encoding NAD-dependent DNA ligase LigA codes for the protein MTDIVKKINKLRDIIKYHEYLYYVLDQPKISNFKYDELISTLQKLEKENPELIAKNSPTQSVGGFPLESFKKIKHKSPMLSLDNIFHKDELLKFYQNTLKKITTNQKIFFCCELKIDGLAVNIFYENGLLKFAATRGDGIFGEDVTENIKTIKNVPLQLKGENVPQKLEIRGEVFMTKKTFNDLNNYRKKIGKKTFSNLRNAAAGALRQINSKITAERPLNFFCYGFGKVEETYFSYSHFYSLKQFRYWGIPISFFTERISSLKNIFKFYNKTKKIRSILNFDIDGIVIKIDNIQQQKILGYSSKTPKWAVALKFSAEKKITILKSITFQTGRTGIITPIAHVLPIQIGGVIIKNANLYNIKELERLKLRIGDKVLICRSGDVIPKIIDTISVTENRKHYINFPLKCPYCYSNLKRIPEKTLIYCTNGLICHPQIKERLKHFISQRAMNIYGIGEYIIDALIQKKYICKPSDFFSLTFEQLIKIEKIGDKLAKKILLSIKKIKKITLSRFIYSLGIKGVGEIISNNIGKNFCSLNNFLKAQKKDFISINYIGKEIATYIDQFIQEKNNIDEIFRLKKILYITSENVNISNKNRKKNQFFNKTVVFTGTLETMNRQIAKHKLMEIGAKVNSKISKKTDILIIGKKYGKKFEEAKKANLLILDEEEMLKILKK
- the gltX gene encoding glutamate--tRNA ligase, whose protein sequence is MIVRTRFAPSPTGNIHIGNIRTALYSWLYARHNHGKFILRIEDSDSQRSHQKSIDTIIKSMKWLNLDWDEGPYYQSDRLFRYKQVIDDMLKLKVAYKCYCSKTRLMQLKNTQIARKIKPRYDRLCRNILYDNKKNEPYVIRFKNPLDGLITFQDEIRGLIQFNNKELDDLIIYRSDGKPTYNFCVVIDDLDMNITHVIRGEDHINNTPRQINILQSIGAKIPKYAHLPMILESDKKKISKRGNAKSVLEYKNDGYLYQAILNYLVRLGWSHGNKETFTINEMIDLFNLKSISKSPSAFNIDKLNWLNQFYIQNLPQKDIIENFKIFFQKEKINFKNGPKLSNIINLFNKRCKTLKEIFISSRYFYLENIEYNLNILKKHFSTHIIENFNKIIIYLKKLDLWTSNTIRLYLNKILIELGLTLKEIGIPMRIALTGFTCTPELNIIMELIGKDKSITRLTNVLSIVSTL